A section of the Salminus brasiliensis chromosome 10, fSalBra1.hap2, whole genome shotgun sequence genome encodes:
- the tmx4 gene encoding thioredoxin-related transmembrane protein 4 — MCTDNMAGQKCPGRLEGLRNMFWFCVAFVISTAHVPNVRAQSQSRVVTVADANWTLILEGEWMVKFYAPWCPACQHIQADWEALARQSDSLGISVGKVDVTQQPGLSGRFLVTTLPTIFHAKDGSFRRYMSSRTIEDIQAYVVQKKWEAVEPLPGWKSPSSILMSGMAGLFRLSVWIRQIHTYLTDTLGIPSWGSYVIFAIVTLFMGLVLGLMLVLIADCICPSRPKRNEEKPVVYTKDEGSEDEVDDTVTEEKRMSDLDNESERVSGEDSTDEEGGSITEVAPGSIDQPQVEGTADSSVRKRKPQGPNSPEET, encoded by the exons ATGTGTACTGACAATATGGCGGGACAGAAATGTCCAGGGAGGTTAGAGGGTTTGAGAAATATGTTCTGGTTCTGTGTCGCCTTCGTTATTTCGACCGCACATGTCCCTAACGTCAGGGCTCAAAGCCAGAGTCGAGTAGTGACAGTCGCTGACGCCAACTGGACCCTTATTCTGGAGGGGGAGTGGATGGTAAAATT CTATGCCCCATGGTGTCCAGCATGCCAGCATATACAAgcagactgggaggctttagCCAGACAGAGCGACAGCCTTGGGATATCGGTTGGAAAAGTTGATGTAACACAACAACCAG GCCTGAGTGGGCGGTTTCTGGTTACCACACTACCAACTATTTTTCA CGCTAAAGATGGAAGTTTCAGAAGATACATGTCATCACGTACCATCGAGGATATCCAAGCATACGTTGTTCAAAAAAAGTGGGAGGCCGTGGAGCCTCTGCCAGGATGGAAATCACCATCATCTATTCT AATGTCAGGTATGGCTGGTCTCTTCCGGCTCTCTGTGTGGATCAGG CAAATCCACACATacctcactgacactcttgGCATTCCCTCGTGGGGCTCTTACGTAATCTTCGCCATCGTCACACTGTTCATGGGACTAGTTCTCGGTCTG ATGCTGGTGTTGATAGCTGACTGCATTTGTCCATCCAGGCCAAAGCGAAATGAGGAGAAACCTG TTGTGTACACAAAAGATGAAGGCTCAGAGGATGAAGTGGACGACACCGTGACTGAGGAGAAGCGCATGTCTGACCTGGACAACGAGAGTGAGCGGGTATCTGGTGAAGACTCTACAGATGAGGAGGGAGGTTCCATCACAGAGGTTGCACCTGGCAGCATTGACCAGCCTCAGGTGGAGGGGACAGCAGACAGCTCAGTGAGGAAGAGGAAACCTCAGGGGCCTAACAGTCCAGAGGAGACATAA